Part of the Bifidobacterium sp. ESL0775 genome is shown below.
CGCCGACAAGCTCGGCCGCCGCCGCGTGCTGATGTTCTCCGCGGTCGCGCTGGTCGTCTTCTCGTTCGTCTTCCCGTACCTCTTGATGGGCCACCGCAACTTCGTGGAGATCATGGTCTTCCTGTGCGTCGGCTTCGCTTTGATGGGCATCGCGTTCGGCCCAGTCGGCGCGATCTTGCCCGAGCTCTTCAGCGCCAACGTCCGCTACTCCGGCTCCGGCCTGGGCTACAACCTCGCCGCCATCGTCGGCGCGGCCTTCGTCCCGACCGTCGCCACTTGGCTCTCGTCGCATTGGGGGGTGCAGTCCGTCGGCCTCTACATGGCCGTGATGGCGGTGTGCTGCTTGGTCGCCCTGCTCACCTGCAAAGAGACCAAGGACACCGACTTCACCGCGTGACCGCGCTGGATGCCTGGCCCGTGGCTTCCGCTCCCTGCCTCTAACCCATGTGGAACGAGGGCTTCCGGCAGGGTTAGAGGCAGTATCTCGGCCATCCTGCCCACAAGACAAGTGGAAGTGGCGGTAGCTATGGCGGGAAGTTGGGAAATCGGCGAATGTTGCCCAATCCCTTGACCGGTTTATCCATTCGTTAATCATAACTGAATATTAATAATTGAAAAGTAAAATAAACATTTGAAAGCGGCTGTTGATCCGGGATCTGTCCCGTCTCAATCTGTAAGAAATACCTGTTCGATAAATGGACGGCGGCGCGGTTCGCACTGTGACCGGCGTTACAATGGACGCACAACGGGACAAAATCCCCTTTTGATCAAGAGCCAATTTCTACGCACGGCAGGCAGAGTGCCTAGCCGGGCAAATAATAATAAATTATGCAAGGAGTGCATACTATGGCAGCACAAATCTGGTACGAAGACGACGCTGATCTCTCCGTTCTCGACGGCAAGAAGGTCTGCATCATCGGTTACGGCTCGCAAGGTCACGCGCATGCGCTGAACCTGCGCGACTCCGGTGTGGACGTCGTCGTCGGCCTGCGGCCTACCTCCAAGTCCGTTGAGTACGCCAAGGAGCAGGGCCTGGAAGTCAAGCCCGTCGCCGACGCGGTCAAGGAAGCGGACATCATCATGTTCCTGGCTCCTGATCAGTATCAGGGCACGATCTATAAGGAAGAGGTCGAGCCCAACATGAAGCCCGACGCGGCGCTCGCTTTCGCGCACGGCTTCAACATCCGTTACGGCTACATCAAGCCGGGCAAGGGCCATATGACCTTCATGGTCGCCCCGAAGGGCCCGGGCCACATCGTCCGTCGTGAGTACGTCGCCGGCCGTGGTGTGCCGGTGGTCGTTGCCTGCGAGAACGACGACAAGGGTGACGGCTGGGATATCACCCTGGCTTACGCCAAGGCTCTGGGCGCCCTGCGCGCCGGCGCCATCAAGACCACCTTCAAGGAAGAGACCGAGACCGACCTCTTCGGTGAGCAGGACGTGCTCATGGGTGGCGTCAACCACTTGGTCGAGACCGGTTTCGAGGTCCTCACGGATGCCGGCTATCAGCCGGAGATTGCCTACTTCGAGGTCTGCCACGAGCTGAAGATGCTCGTCGACCTGATGAACGAAGGCGGCCTGAACAAGGCCCGTTGGTCCTGCTCCGACACCGCTCAGTACGGCGACTTCACCTCCACGGTGATCGACGAGCACACCCGCCACAACATGGAGCATCAGCTCCAGCGCATTCAGGACGGTTCCTTCGCCAAGGAATTCATGGACGACCAGGCCAAGGGCGCACCGCGCTTCAAGGAGCTGCAGCAGAAGTACAGCCACGAACGCATCGAGACCGTCGGCCCGAAGCTTCGTTCGATGTTCTCCTGGCTCAAGGGCAAGTCGGCCGACGCCGACGAGAACGAGTCCTTCAACGGCGACATCGCCCGTACACAGGTTCAGAAGTGAGCTTGCCGCGAGGCCACTCGTTCTGACTGACTGAGCGTTCGCGCCTGTCAGGCTAAACGTAAAGGGGTTGCCACCAAGTTTCAGCTTGGTGGCAACCCCTTTTGTTTGTTCCACATATTTTGTATCCGTGTTATTTTCTGCGTTCGTATCGGGAATGACCGTTTTATGGAAAGCTGTTTTGGCTTCAGATTTGTCTTGTTCTTTGGTTCGTCGTCGGCATTGGATTACCGAATCCCATTGATGATGAGGTTATTTTTCAAGCAACCAGTCGAGCAGGTTCTCCTGCTTGATGCCGTCATGGTCGCCGTTGCCGATGCGATCCAGAGTGAGCAGGGTTTTAGGGTGGTTGTCGTCAATACCTTGCAACGGCGCGAGTTCACGGTTCAAGGTTGCGCTATCAAGTACGGTTTGTGAGACTTGGAAATAGTGGACTCCGTCGGCATCGTTAGCGCAAAAGTCAATCTCCTTGGTTCCGATTTTCCCGATGGAAACGGTCCGATAACGTCGCAGAAGTTCAAGGTAAACCACGTTTTCGATGCGATGACCGATGTCGCCGCTTGATTTGCCGAGGAACCAGAATCTGAAACCTGGGTCGCCTAAGTAGTATTTCTCAAGCATTTTCATATAAGCTTTGCCTTTGATGTCATACCGGTTGGCGCTGAAGAGCAGGTAGTTTTCGCACAACGCAGATATATACTCGCGGACTGTGTTGGGGGAGATGCCGGTATGCTCCTGTTTCATGGTGTCCGCGATGCCTTTGACGGAGGTGATATTGCCAACGTTGTCGGCTAGGAATGCCGCGACTTCATTGAAGGCTGGCATATCGATTTTCGGATGGCGGACCGCTATGTCTTTAACGAGGATTGTGTTGAACACGCCCCCGAGGTAGTCGGTGATGCTTTGTTCGTCGTCGAGATAGGTCGTGTACGGCAGGCCGCCGTAGGTGAGGTAGCGTTCGAACGACTGGTCGGCGGTCTCCGATTCCGGCCTTGTGCTGCGGTATTCCGCGAACGAAAGTGGGAACATATTGAGTTCGACGTAGCGGCCGGTCAATAGCGTCGCTAGTTCGCTGGAAAGCAGTTTGGCGTTTGAACCGGTGATATAGGTGTCGGTATCTTTGCGGATATACAGTGCGTCGACAGCTTGCTCAAAATGTTCGACGTGTTGGATTTCGTCCAAGAATATGTAGTTTTGACCGGGTTGCAGACGCTTGACAATGTAATCGTAAAGCGGCTTGGCTTCGGTCGGATAGCTTTCGTCAAGGTTTTCGAAGTTGATGGCGATGATGTTTTTAGCATTGGTGCCTTCGCTCGTGAGACAGTCGCGGAAGATTTCAAGTATTTTCGACTTGCCGCTGCGCCGCATGCCAGTCACCACTTTGATGGGCTCCTTGTCGCGCCAGCGTTCCAGCCAATCCAAATAATAGGGACGATCAATCATTTCTTGCTCCAAACCTGTCAGTCTATTGATAACTTTAGCAGGAAATTGAAAGTTTTGTCAGTCTATTGACAACTTTAGTAGAAAAGTCAGAGAGTTGTCAGTCTGTTGACAGAACTTTTGATTTTGAACTGGAATTGTCAGCAGACTGACAGAACTTTCGCGACCGGGCTGCTAAGGGATCAGTCGATTATCGATATTCACCAGTAGATGGACGGTTACTTGCTTGCGGCCGCCTGTGCCTTCTGCTGTTTCAGGACTTCGGGGCGGGCGGAGGAGACGTCCATGTCAGTTAGCTTGACGATGTGGGTATGGTGGGTGAATTTGTAGCCGAAATAGAGGATGGCAACGAGGAGGACGCTGAAGTAGGTCATCAGGATTTCGCTCCAGTCGCCGGAGGCGAAGGCGGGGATATCCTGCCCGCAGATCACGACCAGGCAGAGCACGATGGCAAGGACCGGGCCGAGCGGGAAGAGCTTGGCGTGGTACTTCAATTCCGAGAGTTTGTGGCCTTGCAGCTTGAACGCGCGGCGGAAGCGGAGGTGGCTCAGCGCGATGCCGATCCACGAGATGAAGCCCGTCAGGCCGGTCGCGGTGACCAGCCACATGTAGAACTTCGGGCCAAAAATGCTCGATGAGAAGGCAAGCGCCTCGATGCAAAGTGTCGTGATCAGCGCCGCAAGCGGTACGCCGCGTTTGGTGGTTGTTCCAAGGAACTTCGGGGCGTAATCGTCCTTCGCCATGCCGTAAAGCATGCGGCTTGAGGCGTAGGCGCCAGTGTTGACGGCGGACAAAATCGAGGTCAGCACCACGGCGTTCATCACGCTTGCGGCTCCGGCCAGTCCGGCCTTTTCGAAGACGATGGTGAACGGTGACATCGCCACGTTCGTGTCGGAGACGCCGAGTAGATGCGGGTCGGTGTAAGGGATGATCGCCGCGATGACGAAAATTGACAAGAGATAGAAAAGGACGATGCGCCAGAAGACGTTGTTGATGGCCTTCGGCACCGCCTGACTTGGGTTTTCGGATTCGCCGGCGGTGACGCCCACGACCTCCGTGCCTTGGAACGAGTAGCCGGCGATGAGGAAGACCGCCATGATCGCGGGGAAGCCGCCGATGAACGGCCCGCCTTTGTAGGTGAAGTTCTTGAAGCCGATGGCCGGCTGGAACATGATGCCGCAAATCATCATCAGGCCGATGACGACGAAGATGACGATGGTGACCACCTTGATCAGCGCCAGCCAGAATTCCGTCTCGCCGAACGCGGAGACCACGAAGGCGTTGAGGCAGAAGATGATGACGAGCATGGTCAGGCTCCACACCCAGCCCGGCGATTTCGGGAACCAGTACTGCATCAGGAGCGCTGCGGTCGAGATGTCAGTGGCGCCGGCGATGGCCCAGTTAAGCCAATAGTCCCAGCCCATCGCGAAGCCCAGCGCGGGGTCGACGTATTTGGAGCTATACACCGAGAACGAGCCGGAGACCGGCATGTTGGTGGCGAGCTCGCCGAGGCTGGTCATCAGGAAGTAGATCATGATGCCCATGGCCGCGTAGGCCACGAGTCCGCCGCCCGGCCCGGCTTTGGCGATGGTGCCGCCGGAGGTCATGAACAGGCCGGTGCCGATGCACCCGCCCAACGCGATCATCGAGATATGGCGCGTCTTGAGCTTGCGGACGACGTGGTTGCCGCCGTGTCCCTTGGATTCGTCGGTTTTGCTGTTGCCGCCGGGAATATTGTCGTTGCTCATGCTGTTGCTGCCGTCGAGGGTTGAGGCGCTTCCGTCATCGAAATGCCGTCGACGTGGTTGCCGGCGCCCATGCCGGTGTGTCGATTCGGCGCTTTGTTTTCGTCGCTCATAGCGTTATTTCTTGCCGTGCCCGACTCGCTGGTCATGTGGCGCTCCTCTTTCACGGGATTCCCTGCTCGTGTATGTCCTATATATTTATATTTATATGTCGTTTTGGCTGCGCAAGTCTTGGCCGCGCGAAAGGAGCCGAAACCTGCGTTGCGCACCGGACCGATGGAGGATTCCCCTTCTCCCACCGCCGATGTGAAGCATAGGTCGCCCTCTCGATGTTTGGTTCCGCGCCGCCGTTGTGCGATTTTCTTGTGATGAACGTCTCGAAAACCGAATATGAAACGTTGATGTCATCTACTGCGGCGTAGTGTATTCACTATTGCGTAAGTAAGCATGTTCATGCGAAGGGATGAAATGACTGCAGAGGACAAAAGCGAAAACGCCCCAATGACTTCCGGCGGCAGCGGCAGTGGCAGCGTCGGTGAGAAGACCAACCAGCTCGAACGCGGCCTGACCAACAGGCACGTCCAGTTCATCGCCATCGGCGGCACCATCGGCACTGGCCTTTTCCTCGGCTCCGGCAAGTCGATCGCGCTGACGGGCCCCAGCATCATCCTGGTCTACATCCTCGTCGGCATCATGATGTTTCTGCTGATGCGCGCCATCGGCGAGCTGATGTATCGCGATCCGGACCAGCACACCTTCATCAATTTCATCGGCCGCTATCTCGGCGCCGGCTGGGGCCATTTCGCGGGCTGGACCTACTGGATCGTCCTCATCCTCATGGGCCTGAGCGAGCTCACCGCGGTCGGTACGTATTTCGTCACGTTCTTCGACACCTTCGGTTTCGACCTGCGCAAGTGGCAGCCGCTCATCGAGGTCTGCTTCCTCGTGGCGCTCGCGGTCATCAACCTCATCGCCGTGAAGGCGTTCGGCGAGACGGAATTCTGGTTCTCGATGATCAAGATTACGCTGATCGTCGGCCTCATCGTCACGGCCGTCGTCATGGTCGTCATCGGCTACCATTATCCGGCCGTGCAGATCCACGGCGTCGACCATATCAGCCCCGCTGGCCACGCCGGGTTCGACAACATCTTCAACGGGCTTTCGATGGCCCCGAACGGCTGGATGGCTTTCTTGATGAGCTTCCAGATGGTCTTCTTCGCCTATGAGATGATTGAGTTCGTGGGCGTCACGGTCTCCGAGACCAAGAACCCGCGCAAGGTGCTCCCCAAGGCGATCAACGAGAT
Proteins encoded:
- the ilvC gene encoding ketol-acid reductoisomerase, whose protein sequence is MAAQIWYEDDADLSVLDGKKVCIIGYGSQGHAHALNLRDSGVDVVVGLRPTSKSVEYAKEQGLEVKPVADAVKEADIIMFLAPDQYQGTIYKEEVEPNMKPDAALAFAHGFNIRYGYIKPGKGHMTFMVAPKGPGHIVRREYVAGRGVPVVVACENDDKGDGWDITLAYAKALGALRAGAIKTTFKEETETDLFGEQDVLMGGVNHLVETGFEVLTDAGYQPEIAYFEVCHELKMLVDLMNEGGLNKARWSCSDTAQYGDFTSTVIDEHTRHNMEHQLQRIQDGSFAKEFMDDQAKGAPRFKELQQKYSHERIETVGPKLRSMFSWLKGKSADADENESFNGDIARTQVQK
- a CDS encoding ATP-binding protein encodes the protein MIDRPYYLDWLERWRDKEPIKVVTGMRRSGKSKILEIFRDCLTSEGTNAKNIIAINFENLDESYPTEAKPLYDYIVKRLQPGQNYIFLDEIQHVEHFEQAVDALYIRKDTDTYITGSNAKLLSSELATLLTGRYVELNMFPLSFAEYRSTRPESETADQSFERYLTYGGLPYTTYLDDEQSITDYLGGVFNTILVKDIAVRHPKIDMPAFNEVAAFLADNVGNITSVKGIADTMKQEHTGISPNTVREYISALCENYLLFSANRYDIKGKAYMKMLEKYYLGDPGFRFWFLGKSSGDIGHRIENVVYLELLRRYRTVSIGKIGTKEIDFCANDADGVHYFQVSQTVLDSATLNRELAPLQGIDDNHPKTLLTLDRIGNGDHDGIKQENLLDWLLEK
- a CDS encoding amino acid permease; this encodes MSNDNIPGGNSKTDESKGHGGNHVVRKLKTRHISMIALGGCIGTGLFMTSGGTIAKAGPGGGLVAYAAMGIMIYFLMTSLGELATNMPVSGSFSVYSSKYVDPALGFAMGWDYWLNWAIAGATDISTAALLMQYWFPKSPGWVWSLTMLVIIFCLNAFVVSAFGETEFWLALIKVVTIVIFVVIGLMMICGIMFQPAIGFKNFTYKGGPFIGGFPAIMAVFLIAGYSFQGTEVVGVTAGESENPSQAVPKAINNVFWRIVLFYLLSIFVIAAIIPYTDPHLLGVSDTNVAMSPFTIVFEKAGLAGAASVMNAVVLTSILSAVNTGAYASSRMLYGMAKDDYAPKFLGTTTKRGVPLAALITTLCIEALAFSSSIFGPKFYMWLVTATGLTGFISWIGIALSHLRFRRAFKLQGHKLSELKYHAKLFPLGPVLAIVLCLVVICGQDIPAFASGDWSEILMTYFSVLLVAILYFGYKFTHHTHIVKLTDMDVSSARPEVLKQQKAQAAASK
- a CDS encoding amino acid permease, whose translation is MTSGGSGSGSVGEKTNQLERGLTNRHVQFIAIGGTIGTGLFLGSGKSIALTGPSIILVYILVGIMMFLLMRAIGELMYRDPDQHTFINFIGRYLGAGWGHFAGWTYWIVLILMGLSELTAVGTYFVTFFDTFGFDLRKWQPLIEVCFLVALAVINLIAVKAFGETEFWFSMIKITLIVGLIVTAVVMVVIGYHYPAVQIHGVDHISPAGHAGFDNIFNGLSMAPNGWMAFLMSFQMVFFAYEMIEFVGVTVSETKNPRKVLPKAINEIIMRILIFYVGALVAIMLIVPWRTFKPNKDGSFASPFIMVFQYAGLNWASALVFFVVITAASSALNSLLYSSGRHLLQLSEVSTSPTLRKLSVVSKRRVPARAIMVSACFILLSPVINAIPKISNVFVLFSSASSAVIIFVYILTMIAHQRYRQSADFDADGFVMPAYKFTNTLTIIFFVFIYVTLFLSADTRGSAVAGLVWLGLFGGYSLIHYRGKESVELLN